GAATTCACAGCACCTGCAGCCGATATCGTGGGATTTGAACATCCGCCGCAGACTGAACAGGACCAGTCGATACTGAAACAGGCTCTGCAAAAACTGAATCAACCAACCCTGCTGTTCAACCTCAATACAACAGCAGGCTGTCATCTGCATGAAAGCCATGTCTCTGACACCTTATCGGGTCATTCCGAGACAGCACACGAGCACCACCACGAACATGAGCATGAGCACCACCACGAACATGAGCATGAGCATGAGCATGAGCATGAAAAACACGATCATCATGATCACGAAAATCACAATGAACATGCCGGGTTCAGCGCCCAATATACTTTCCGTTGCGACACCATCAGTAAACTGAAATCGCTTCATCTTGCCTGGTTCACAGCCTTCCCGGCGACAGAGAACATTCAGGTTCAGGCCATTACCGAAAGAGGACAGCAGGCAGCCACGCTTCAGGCAACGCAGCCTGTCTTCCGTTTCTGAGTCTCAGCCACCTGAAGGGAGGGGGCCATCCCCCTCCCCGGAGAACATCATGACTGTCATGCAACTGAACCAAGTTCGCTTTCGTTGGCCCGGGCAGCAAAGCGACATCCTGAACATTGACTCGCTGTCCCTGGCACCGGGGGAGAAAACCTTTCTGAAAGGTCCCAGCGGCAGCGGAAAGTCCACTTTACTTAGTCTTCTGGCTGGCATACATCAGCCCCAGACCGGTCATATCCGGCTACTGAACCACCCGTTCAGCGCGCTATCGGCTTCCAAAAGAGATCAACGCCGGGCCGATCATATCGGGTACATTTTTCAGCAATTTAACCTGCTCCCTTATCTCTCGGTTGTGGATAACGTCCTGCTGCCCTGCCATTTTTCCTCACTCAGAAAGAAAAATGCCGGACAGCCCGAGCGAGAAGCAAAGCGGCTGCTCAGAGCACTCCAGTTACCGGACGAATG
This DNA window, taken from Photobacterium sp. CCB-ST2H9, encodes the following:
- a CDS encoding ABC transporter ATP-binding protein, which produces MTVMQLNQVRFRWPGQQSDILNIDSLSLAPGEKTFLKGPSGSGKSTLLSLLAGIHQPQTGHIRLLNHPFSALSASKRDQRRADHIGYIFQQFNLLPYLSVVDNVLLPCHFSSLRKKNAGQPEREAKRLLRALQLPDECLSRQVSQLSIGQQQRVAAARALIGRPALLIADEPTSALDHENRNHFIKLIMDECEHAGTSLFFVSHDPTLTDGFNQILSLTELNQCKSGECI
- a CDS encoding DUF2796 domain-containing protein, which codes for MNTQHFRAASWLLVSAAAFSGASQAHTQHEAHVHGQVELNIAQDGNDLLIEFTAPAADIVGFEHPPQTEQDQSILKQALQKLNQPTLLFNLNTTAGCHLHESHVSDTLSGHSETAHEHHHEHEHEHHHEHEHEHEHEHEKHDHHDHENHNEHAGFSAQYTFRCDTISKLKSLHLAWFTAFPATENIQVQAITERGQQAATLQATQPVFRF